From Solanum lycopersicum chromosome 8, SLM_r2.1, the proteins below share one genomic window:
- the LOC101253401 gene encoding phototropic-responsive NPH3 family protein NPY1 — MKFMKLGSKPDTFQDQGKGVRYVSSELATDVTIIVGEVIFYLHKFPLLSMSNKLQKLVSKANEENSDVIQLVDFPGGPRAFEICAKFCYGMTVTLNPYNVVAARCAAEYLEMAEEVDRGNLIFKIEVFLNSSVFRSWKDSIIVLQTTKSLRPWSEDLKVVGRCIDSIASKTSMDPSSITWSYTYNRKVAVSDKITEVGMKFPGKLESVPKDWWVEDICELEIDLYKRVMVAVKSKGRMDGSVIGEALRTYAMRWLPNSIEALVSEAHSRRNKSLLETIICLLPYDKGVTCSCCFLLKLLKVAILVGADDSSRDELVKSISLKLDEASVNDLLIPARSPQATVYDVELVKCLVNRFMARERSSRDKNIPPKSTNDFILGHASWLKVGKLIDGYLAEIARDPNVSLSIFIELLQSIPDSARPIHDALYEAIDIYLQEHSSLTKAEKKHLCGLMDVRKLTMDASMHAAQNERLPLRTVVQVLFFEQIRAAAGVQTLNHRNTDAVDSSRMTEKEYWQKTLPEKQNVSKSSSEIKIKGEDPQKNMKLVKKGSKNRSSGPQLMPSRSRRIFDKLFIGKVSGNGENRSSETSGSSQSPTLRIIQGEMKSSCASSRNRRNSIS, encoded by the exons atgaagttcATGAAGTTGGGATCAAAACCAGATACATTTCAAGATCAAGGAAAAGGTGTAAG ATACGTGTCATCTGAGCTGGCTACAGATGTTACCATCATTGTTGGTGAAGTAATATTTTATCTTCACAAG TTTCCTCTGTTGTCCATGAGCAACAAGCTGCAAAAGCTTGTTTCAAAAGCAAATGAAGAGAATTCTGATGTAATTCAGTTAGTTGATTTTCCTGGTGGACCTAGAGCTTTTGAGATTTGCGCCAAATTTTGCTATGGAATGACAGTGACCCTCAATCCATACAATGTTGTTGCTGCACGTTGTGCAGCTGAGTACCTTGAGATGGCGGAAGAAGTTGACCGAGGAAACCTTATCTTTAAAATCGAGGTATTCCTTAATTCCAGTGTTTTCCGCAGCTGGAAAGATTCAATTATTGTTCTACAAACCACCAAGTCTCTTCGACCATGGTCTGAAGATCTGAAGGTGGTAGGTAGATGTATAGATTCTATTGCATCCAAAACGTCAATGGATCCTTCAAGTATTACATGGTCCTACACGTACAACAGAAAAGTGGCAGTCTCAGATAAGATCACAGAAGTTGGGATGAAATTCCCTGGAAAACTTGAATCCGTGCCTAAGGACTGGTGGGTAGAAGATATATGTGAACTTGAGATAGATCTTTACAAACGAGTTATGGTTGCCGTTAAATCCAAAGGAAGAATGGATGGTAGTGTTATTGGCGAGGCACTAAGAACTTATGCCATGAGATGGCTGCCTAATTCTATTGAGGCTTTGGTATCTGAAGCTCATAGCAGAAGGAACAAGTCGTTGTTAGAAACTATAATCTGCTTATTGCCTTATGACAAAGGTGTTACTTGTTCGTGTTGTTTCTTGCTTAAGTTACTGAAAGTCGCTATTCTTGTCGGGGCAGATGATTCATCAAGGGATGAACTTGTAAAAAGTATCAGCTTAAAGCTGGATGAGGCTTCCGTCAACGATCTTTTGATTCCAGCAAGGTCTCCCCAAGCTACTGTCTATGATGTTGAACTAGTGAAGTGCCTTGTGAATCGATTCATGGCTCGTGAAAGAAGTAGTAGGGATAAGAACATTCCCCCGAAAAGCACCAATGATTTTATCTTGGGGCATGCATCATGGTTGAAAGTCGGTAAATTAATTGATGGCTATCTTGCAGAAATTGCTCGTGATCCAAATGTCAGTCTCTCTATTTTCATTGAACTGTTGCAATCAATTCCAGACTCAGCAAGACCAATCCATGATGCATTATATGAGGCAATCGATATCTATCTGCAG GAACACTCAAGCTTGACAAAAGCTGAGAAAAAACATTTATGTGGTCTCATGGATGTCAGGAAATTAACAATGGATGCATCTATGCATGCTGCACAAAACGAACGTCTGCCTCTCCGGACAGTCGTTCAAGTCCTGTTCTTTGAGCAAATTAGAGCAGCTGCTGGAGTACAGACCTTAAATCACAGAAATACTGATGCTGTAGATTCCTCTAGGATGACTGAAAAGGAATATTGGCAAAAAACATTACCAGAGAAGCAGAATGTATCGAAGTCATCGAGTGAAATAAAGATAAAAGGTGAAGATCCACAGAAGAACATGAAACTGGTAAAGAAAGGTAGCAAGAACAGAAGTAGTGGACCACAGTTGATGCCATCAAGATCAAGGAGAATATTTGACAAGCTGTTTATTGGTAAGGTGTCTGGTAACGGCGAAAACCGGAGCTCTGAGACATCTGGTAGTTCTCAGAGTCCAACTTTAAGGATTATTCAAGGAGAAATGAAGTCATCTTGTGCATCTTCAAGAAATAGGAGGAATTCCATATCATAA